The window CAGCAGTGTCGCGGTGCCGGGTGTGCGCGGCTATCTCGCGACCCGCGATCTGATGGCATCGACGGCATCGGACAGTCGAACGGACCGCTACACCGGTGTCCCGGTCTCGGTCCTCGCGGAAATCGCGACCCGCCACCGGACCGAACGCGTCCACGCCGTTCGAGACGAGGAGTTTTTGGGGTGGCGGTTTGCCAACCCACGGTACGACTACACGACCTACGTCTTCAGTGGGGAGGACGGACCTGTCGCGATCGTCGTCGGTGAACAGCGAAATACGGACGCGAACATCGTCCACCTCTCGGATGTGCTCCCGGTCGTCGGCGGCTGGTCACGAGCAAAGGCGCTTTCGGCACTGCTCGGTCGAATTCTGGCCGACTATCGAGACGCCGACGTGGTCGTTGCTGCCGGAACGACGATTCCGCGTTCAGTACTGGCCCGGCACGGCTTTTTCGGAACCGACCGATTCCCGCTTTCGAGGCTCACCTCCGCGTACTGGTTCTCCGCGCGACCACTGGTCCCGTCGGGTCAGCAAACCGACCCACGGAAGCCGTGGGTCGTGAACGGGCAACCATTGGCCGACGAAAATCGCTGGAACCTGTCGTTCTGTGAGTTAGAAGTTGGATAAGCCGCATCCGCCGTCGAACGCCTCAAACGCCATCACGACCGCGTTTATAGATAACGCTGATACTCGCACGAGGAGCAATGAAGGCGGTCCGCGGTTCGGAGGATGATCCCGTCGCCGCAACTGACACAGATTCCTTCGTACCCATCGAAACGGACGGTTCGCGTTCTGGATTCCCTTTGGAGCAGTTCGAGCGTGGACAACTCCGCTCGGTGCTGTTCGACCTCCCGCTGGAGTTCCTTTATTTGCTCGACTAAGCGACTGCGTCGTTTCCCTACTAACGGTCCCTCCATCGGAATCACCTATAGTATACGTAGGGGAGGGAAGTACTTAGACTGGCCGTACCGATTCATCGAAAAAAGCCACTAATCGCTGACGGTCTTTTCTCGTTCGAAATCAAAAACGAACTTGTCCCCCTCGTGGAATCGTTCGTGATAGAAAGCCGGTGGAGGGATTTGAACCCTCGGCCTATTCCTTACGAAGGAATCGCTCTAGCCAGTCTGAGCTACACCGGCCCGATGTAGCTTACTGCAATCAAATGTAGACACCACGTAGTGCATAAGGGTTGCGAAATGCCTGCGGTCTCCCGGCTTAATCCATCACGAACTAGCGCGTTAATCGCACGTCCAGACAGACGTTCAGTTCGTGCGGTGCGTATGATCGAACCTCTCGTCTCGTCTCGACCGAAACGTCGTACTCCGGTTCCGCCGCGCCGCGAATCGCCGCTTCACCCGGGCCGAACGGGTCGTCTTCGTGCTGGATGTCGTAGTAGTGGATTACGCACTCGTCTCCGGCGAGGCTGACTGCGGTGTCGAGGAACTCGTTCGCGCTGTGAGGGAGGTTCATCACGAGACGGTCCGCCCAGTCTTCGTACTCGGATGCGACTTCCCGAACGTCGCCAGCGATCGCCGTCACTCGGTCTTCGATCCCGTTCCGACGTGCGTTTTCCCGAAGGTACCCTATCGCCACGTCGTTGAGGTCAGTTCCGACGACCTGTGCATCTCGCTTTGCGAAAGGAATAACGAACGGGCCGACACCTGCGAACATATCGAACGCTCGCTCGTCGGGGACGACCTGTTCCGCGACGCGGTGACGCTCGGTGGCGAGACGAGGGGAAAAGTACACCCGTGCGACGTCCAGTGCGAACTCACAGCCATATTCGCGGTGAACGGTTTCAGTCTCGTCGCCTGCAAGCAGGTCCCAATCGCGGACGCGGGTCTCGCCCTTGATTTTCGACGCACGGTTGAGCACCGTTTTAACGGGAAATGCGGACGACACGAGTGCATCGGCGATTTCTCGCGCACGGTCGTCGTCGTCCTCGTCGATGAGGACGATGTCCCCGAGTCGCTCGTACGTCGGTTCGAATCCGAGGATATCGACGGGCATATCCGGGGTTTCACGGGTTGGAACGTCGTGTTCAACGACTTCGAGCGCGTCCGGAACACCATCAGGATCGACGATCGGAACGAAAAGCCACCCGCCTTCGACGACGATTTCGAGGTCTTCCGCTATCAGGTCGGACTCCGCGAGTTGGCGGCGCGTCGTTTCGCCGCGTTCCCGTTCGACGCGCACACAAGGCGCTTTCATACAGTGGTCTTGCCGGAAGCGAGCGTTAACGCTGACGCTTCGGGCGCGGGCAACGTTCGAATTCGTCCATCCCAACGGACACTTGAGCGTCAAAAACCGTCGCTTGTCGAGGGAGCGGGGTGTCCGTTGTTGACACGGTAATCGAACGGCGTCGTTTCGATTTTTCGGAAGAACGGTCCCAGCGTGGGCGAAACCATCATATTATAATCAGTTGTTTGACGAGCCGATACCGGGGGGAGGATTCGTCCCGGAGCCGCGTACGAAGCCATAGTTATCGAGGTAACTAGCTAAACGATTTCGAACAGTGGCATCGATTTATTCCCAGTCTCGCTGTACCGCGGTTTGGCTCGAACGCACAGAGCCGGTGTACCATCATGGCACAACAATTCCAACAGCGACCGGAGACACAGCAACCGGAGACACAGCAACAGTACGGAACCAGCGAACAGTCACAGCGATATCGACCGATCGGCCAGCAAGTGCGCCAGCGATACGAAGAGTCGGTTCCCAGCGAAGTCCGTCTCGCCGTCGATGATTTGGAAAAAGTTTCGACCACGGCCGAGTGGGCGAAAG of the Haladaptatus caseinilyticus genome contains:
- a CDS encoding GNAT family N-acetyltransferase — encoded protein: MADRTYEASTTDSYRIRQYEPDDRAGVLALYETVFGDRRGRGDWFDWKFGANPYRSRVPICIAERDGQVVGARPSLPIPLCVGGARELALVQVDPMVHPDHRRRGLFTRMAQGVYDYYGPREPSIVVGFPNEAVKAGLEKMAKTLSLRDGIMSKFVEFYRVQNPRALADSPLSSVAVPGVRGYLATRDLMASTASDSRTDRYTGVPVSVLAEIATRHRTERVHAVRDEEFLGWRFANPRYDYTTYVFSGEDGPVAIVVGEQRNTDANIVHLSDVLPVVGGWSRAKALSALLGRILADYRDADVVVAAGTTIPRSVLARHGFFGTDRFPLSRLTSAYWFSARPLVPSGQQTDPRKPWVVNGQPLADENRWNLSFCELEVG
- a CDS encoding class I SAM-dependent methyltransferase, with protein sequence MKAPCVRVERERGETTRRQLAESDLIAEDLEIVVEGGWLFVPIVDPDGVPDALEVVEHDVPTRETPDMPVDILGFEPTYERLGDIVLIDEDDDDRAREIADALVSSAFPVKTVLNRASKIKGETRVRDWDLLAGDETETVHREYGCEFALDVARVYFSPRLATERHRVAEQVVPDERAFDMFAGVGPFVIPFAKRDAQVVGTDLNDVAIGYLRENARRNGIEDRVTAIAGDVREVASEYEDWADRLVMNLPHSANEFLDTAVSLAGDECVIHYYDIQHEDDPFGPGEAAIRGAAEPEYDVSVETRREVRSYAPHELNVCLDVRLTR